In the genome of Clostridia bacterium, the window GGGGATGCAGTCTTTGCCGTAGATCCCATGTAACGGCTGTAACCCGTCGGCGGTCCTGACAGCAACGACATCATAGCCCGGTGCTTCTTCCAGCATCAAAGAAGCCAGCTGTGTACTGACAAAGGGCATATCGCAAGCTACAACCAAATTGTAATTTGATGTACTGCAGATGAGTCCGGCATGCATACCGGATAAAGGTCCCAGGCCGGGTATAAGATCGCTAACGACTTTCACCTGTAAGTAATCATATGCCCCGGGCCTGTTGGTCACGACGATGATTTCTTGGAAATCATTCTTGACTTTGTCTATGATCCTTTCAATTAACGGCTGGTTGCCGACGGTAACAAAAGCCTTATCTCGTTTCATGCGAGAGCTTTTTCCCCCGGCCAGAATAATAATTGATGCATTCAATTCCTTGCACCTCATTCGGATTTTTGGCTGGGCTGAACAAAACTTTCAGCCGCCGCTTCCTGGGAGACCAGGTCATCCTCATAATCAATGACCTTTGGCTTGACCAAACGTGAAACCAGAATACTCCCCTCATATAGAAGGATAAGAGTACCGGCCATGAATACTTGGGAGATCACATCCGGGGGCGTCAACACGGCTCCTATGACAAAACTGGCAAACACAACATATTTTCTATTTTTTACTAAGCTGGCCGTCGTAAGGAAACCTAACCTGGTCAAAAACAGCACCACCAATGGCAGCTGGAACATGAAACCGAAGGGGAGCAGGAACGTCAGCAGAAAGGAAACGTACCGGCTCACCGAGATCATGGCTTCCAGGCCTTCCCCGGCTACCAGCAGCAGAAAATTGGTAACGAATTTAAAAACCACGAAAAACGCAAAGAGCACACCTGAGACAAAAAGGATCAATGAGATCGGAAACAGAGTGATGATAATGCGCTTTTCATTGGGGTGCAGAGCAGGCACAATAAAGCTCCACACCTGCCAAAAAACAACGGGAGAAACCAGTACAACCCCTGCCACTACGGAAATCTTCACTTTGGTGAGAAAAGCCTCCGTCATGGAGATATATACTAGGGGAACATTGTAATCCTCTAGGGGAGCGGTAAGAAAACCCAGTAAGAAATCTCCCCATAAAAAGAAGCTGACGAATGAGCCGAGCAAAATAGCCACCAGACTTACAATTAACACCTTGCGCAGCTCTGTCAAATGCTCCACTATGGACATGTTTTTATCATCCATCATATCCTCTCCTAACTGCCGCCAGTAGCATCATCATTTCATGCTTGTTCTTTAAGATAATCATCCAAAACCATCTGCCCCTCTGCCCGGTCAGGTACCGGCAGCCCAAAATAGCGGTAAGTATGAGGCGTCACTATCCGGCCGCGGGCAGTCCGGTGCAGGAACCCTTGCTGGAGCAGGTAAGGTTCGTATACATCCTCCACCGTATCCGGCTCTTCCCCGATGGTAGCCGCCAGCGTATCCAGTCCCACCGGGCCCCCGCCAAACTTGTGAATGATGGTGATCAGCATCTGTCTGTCCGTTTTGTCCAGCCCCTGCTCATCGATTTCCATCATCGTCAACGCCTCCCTTGCCACTTCCTTGGTAACCAGGCCGTCGGCCATGACCTGGGCGAAGTCCCTGACCCGCTTGAGCAAGCGGTTGGCGATCCTGGGAGTGCCCCTGGAGCGGCAAGCAATTTCATAAGCGCCTTCTTCTTCAATTTGCATATTTAGAATGGAAGCTGAACGCAAGACGATTTCTTTTAGTTCAACCGGAGAATAGAATTCGAGTTTGCTGATTAAGCCAAACCGGTCTCTTAAAGGAGACGTGAGCAAACCGGCTCTCGTCGTGGCGCCGATTAAAGTAAAACGGGGCAGGTCCAATCTAATGCTCCTGGCACTCGGACCTTTGCCCAGCACGATGTCTATTACAAAATCTTCCATGGCAGGATACAGCACTTCCTCCACCTGGCGGTTTAAGCGATGGATCTCATCAATAAACAGAACATCTCCTTCTTCCAGGTTAGTCACGATCGCAGCCAAATCTCCGGCCCGTTCAATGGCCGGCCCGGAAGTAATCTTGATTTGGGCTCCCATTTCATTAGCCACAATATTCGCTAAGGTAGTTTTACCTAAACCGGGGGGGCCGTACAACAATAAATGATCCAACGCCTCTCCTCTTTGCTTGGCTGCCTGGATAAAAATAGACAGGCTTTCTTTCACCTTCGCCTGGCCGATATAATCCTCTAGAGTTTTCGGTCGCAAGCTGCTTTCTATGTCACTGTCCAAAACTGTGTGCTCGGATGTTACCAGCCTCTCCTCCAAAGCGCTACCCCCTCCTGGCCTTTGCTGTCTCTTTCAGCACAAAACGAATCAGTTCCTGGGGGGAAGCCTCCCGCCCCAGCACCTCCAGTCCTCTAGTTAAAAAGGGCCATACTTCCTGTTTTTGATAGCCTAGACTTTGCAATCCTAAAATGGCATCAGAAATGTTAGCCCCCTGTTCTTCTGTCCCGGGTGGCCGGAAAGCCGCGTCTGCCGGGCAGGACAGCTTATCCTTTAATTCCAGGATCAACCGCTGCGCCGTTTTCTTCCCCACACCGGGCAGCTTGGTCAAATAGTTGAGATCCTCGTTTATGATGGAATAAACGAAACGGTTCTGGTCGATGGAACCGATGATATTTAAAGCTCCTTTCGGCCCGATACCTGAAATGGTAAGCAGTTTCTTATACAGTTGGAGGTCTTCTTTGTTTACAAAACCGTACAAAGCAACGCTGTCCTCCCGCACCTCCAAATGGGTGTACAACTCTATTTTACTCCCGACGGCAGGCAGGGAGATCAGGGCATTGGCGGGAAGCAGTACCTGGTAGCCAACACCTCCGACGTTAATCAGGATGCTTTCCCCTTCTATCTCTTGCAAGATACCTTGTAAATAACCTATCATGCCTGTCTCTTCCTTTAACACACGCAGTTAACAATAATGAGACAACAACCTATTCATCTTATGAGCATGGGCATGGCAGATGGCTAGCGCCAGTGCATCAGCG includes:
- a CDS encoding molybdenum cofactor guanylyltransferase — encoded protein: MNASIIILAGGKSSRMKRDKAFVTVGNQPLIERIIDKVKNDFQEIIVVTNRPGAYDYLQVKVVSDLIPGLGPLSGMHAGLICSTSNYNLVVACDMPFVSTQLASLMLEEAPGYDVVAVRTADGLQPLHGIYGKDCIPVIETALKGEARKITHIYPYLNVKVIEAEKLAAWGITGEVFFNVNTPEDLERANSIVGKLD
- the tatC gene encoding twin-arginine translocase subunit TatC — encoded protein: MSIVEHLTELRKVLIVSLVAILLGSFVSFFLWGDFLLGFLTAPLEDYNVPLVYISMTEAFLTKVKISVVAGVVLVSPVVFWQVWSFIVPALHPNEKRIIITLFPISLILFVSGVLFAFFVVFKFVTNFLLLVAGEGLEAMISVSRYVSFLLTFLLPFGFMFQLPLVVLFLTRLGFLTTASLVKNRKYVVFASFVIGAVLTPPDVISQVFMAGTLILLYEGSILVSRLVKPKVIDYEDDLVSQEAAAESFVQPSQKSE
- the ruvB gene encoding Holliday junction branch migration DNA helicase RuvB codes for the protein MEERLVTSEHTVLDSDIESSLRPKTLEDYIGQAKVKESLSIFIQAAKQRGEALDHLLLYGPPGLGKTTLANIVANEMGAQIKITSGPAIERAGDLAAIVTNLEEGDVLFIDEIHRLNRQVEEVLYPAMEDFVIDIVLGKGPSARSIRLDLPRFTLIGATTRAGLLTSPLRDRFGLISKLEFYSPVELKEIVLRSASILNMQIEEEGAYEIACRSRGTPRIANRLLKRVRDFAQVMADGLVTKEVAREALTMMEIDEQGLDKTDRQMLITIIHKFGGGPVGLDTLAATIGEEPDTVEDVYEPYLLQQGFLHRTARGRIVTPHTYRYFGLPVPDRAEGQMVLDDYLKEQA
- the ruvA gene encoding Holliday junction branch migration protein RuvA, whose translation is MIGYLQGILQEIEGESILINVGGVGYQVLLPANALISLPAVGSKIELYTHLEVREDSVALYGFVNKEDLQLYKKLLTISGIGPKGALNIIGSIDQNRFVYSIINEDLNYLTKLPGVGKKTAQRLILELKDKLSCPADAAFRPPGTEEQGANISDAILGLQSLGYQKQEVWPFLTRGLEVLGREASPQELIRFVLKETAKARRG